A window of Ruminiclostridium herbifermentans genomic DNA:
TTTTAATTGATCAATATTATATAGTTCAATATTTTCATTCTTACTAATAGCCTCATCAAAATCCCTTGGTACAGCTAAATCAATAAATAATTGCTTCTTGTTAGAGTTGACAATCTCCTTTTCAAGCATATCCTGGGTTATTATATAGTGAGGACTGGACGTAGCTCCTATTACGACATCACTTTCTCTTATATAAGAATATCTGTCTTTATAATTGATTATGGTTACCTTTGATTGATTTATTTCATTTGTCAAAAGGCCATTTCTCTGAGTAATATATATTTTTGCTGCACCCAATTCCTGTAACTTGAAGCAAATAGTCTTACCTATTTCGCCTGAGCCAATAATCAATATATTTCTATTAATCACACTCTCTCCATAAATATCTTCAATGAGAAGTACTGCTTGGCCTGCAACCGAAGTAACTTTATTCAAAAAAAGGTTTCTTGTATGAAATTTTTTTGAAGCCGTAATGGCTAGCCTTGATAAGGTATTCAAAACTGCTTTACTTGTTCCGTACTTAATGGATATCTCATAAGCACTTTTAAACTGTCCTAATATCTGTTCTTCACCAATAATCATTGAATCCATGCCGGAGGCAACTTTCATAATATGTCTGATAGCGTTAATGTCTGAATATACATAAAAGTACTTTTTAACCTCATATATATCTAAGCCCTTTAATATGCAAAACTGCTTTTCAATGTATCCGGTATCTTCAATGGTATTTTCTGAAAAAATGTGTAACTCAGTTCTGTTGCAGGTAGAAAGCAGGGCGCACTCCATAATCCCATCAAGAGATTTAATACTAGACAGGATATATTCATATTCATCGCTCTCAACACTGAATTTTTCGCGTATTTGTATCGGAGTTGTTTTATAATTCACCCCGATTACATATAATTCCATGCAATATTCACCTCATTAATGAAACAAGGAATGATTATATAATAAATTTATTGTGATTCAAATATTCCTTCTTAATATACCTTTAATTATAACATTAAAATTCTATAGCATAAAAACTCCTATTTACTAAAACCTGATTGCTTAACTTTTTCTTAGGCTGCTTTTTGGCAATCAGAACAATTTACTGTTAATGGCAAGAAAACTCTTACTATAATTCTGCGTATTAACAGGACATCTTCTTAACTATATCTTCTTAACTATGACCTTATATTTTCAAATTCTTTTTCAAGCAAATCCCAGCCAACTCTGTCAACAGTATTTCTGAAGCGCTCTCCCTGCTTAGCATGTTTTTCATAAAATTTAAGTGTAATATCTACAATCTTGAAAAGTTCCTCAGTTGAAAAAACAATTGGCAAAAGCTGTTTTGCTGTTGCTATTCTGTTTCCAAATAGCCCTCCAAAGTAAACAATAAAACCTTTAGTACCTTTTAAAGCTTTAGTTGGACAGCCTTTCACACAACGACCACAGTTATTGCAGTTTGATTGTTCATATACAAATTTTTTCTTGTTTCTATCAACAGTTATTGCTTTCCGACGACATACTTTGCTGCATAAACCACAGAAAGTACAGCTACCCTCTTCCCATTCTGGTTTCATAGCACCCTTTACACCAAGGTCGTTTTCTTCAGCCTTCAAACAGTTATTAGGACAAGCAGTTATTCCAATTTTAAATTTATGCGGCAACTGCTTGCCATGATATTTGCTATCAAACTCATATGCAAGAGCAGTAGAATCCATAAGTCCATTAGAGCAAATGCTGTCACCGTGGCAGGCAGTTATAGTCCTCACTGCTGCTCCACATGCACTGGGCTCTAAACCTGCTTTAGCTAATTCCGCTTTAACTGCTTCTATATCTTCAAGCTTTATGAATGGAATTTCAATACTCTGTCTTGAGGTCATATGTACATAGTCTTTACCATATTTTTTGGCTACTTCCGAAACCTTTAAAAGTTGGTCAGCCTTAATGTGTCCTCCAACAATGTTTACTCTCAACGAAAAGTTATCCTTCTGAGCCTGAGGAATGAAACCGTTCTTTTTTAGTTCTTTATAATCTACCTTTGCCATAAATACTCTCCATTTCAGGCAACAAGAGTTGATTTGTTCAACTCTATTTACCTTTGATTTTATTTATATTTAAATAATAGTTACTTATTTAGTCTTTGACAATACAAAATACAGAACAGATGTCTTATTACAAGAAATAGTACGCGAGTGTAATATATATATATTTTTGTTTTGCAATAGTTCTTAGCATACTATGATTAAGTAAATACCACCGAAATTGGCAAAAACACTTGCGTTTTTTAAGACTCGAAGTGCACCACATAAGTACCACCTATACTTTCGAGTTATTTTGTCAACAAACCCTAGGCTTAATAGTATCCTATAATATTCTATCATAAAAAACTATTTAAATATAATAATCTACAATTATCTCCTTCTGCTTAAGTAAATCACATACAGAATCAACAGCTTTCTTAGTTGCACCCTCAATGCTAATATTGGCATCAGGTTTAAAACTGTTAAATGGTGAATCACCAATATTTACAATTAATATCTCATGTGGTTGATTTAATAATTTAAGCTTATTAGCTTCATAATCGTCCAAATTAAATACAGAGGTTATGAATATCTGACCTGCATCGGTGAATATTCTTGCCAACTCACCAATTTGTCTTATTTGATTTTCTCTTGCTTCAAAGTCTGACACATTGTTAGATGCAAGACCATGAAGAAGGCTGGAAACCCCAAGATAGTAAGACTTGTAATTCATTTTGAAAAGTCTGTTTTCTAAGTACTTTCCTATATCACGAATAATTTCTTCATTTTCTTCACTTCCAGTTGTTATAACCACAAACTTAGATTTATGCCCATAAATTTCTTCTCTGTCCCTAGAAGTAATCAAACCCTTTTCCCAGAGATATTCTCTGTCTTTTATTTGTTCTATAAGGGTATTATTGCTATCGGAGACTCCTTCTAAAATGATTCCGCCACCTGATATTTCATAATTATCTACTATTACAAACCTTCCTGTAAATTCAATATCCGAAATAGGGTCAAATGCAATAGGCTTTGAAGTTTCCAAAATACACTCAGCCACATCATGCCTTTCAACCTGATCCTTAAAGGAATCAATATTTAATTCTGCTGCGTCTATTATATTTAAAATATCAACAAGCTTAACACCTATTTTCATTGTACCTATTTTCAATTTATAGTTTTTGTTTTTTACCAGCGGTGCTTTACCTACCCAAAAGATATTTACTCTAAAGCGTGAACTTATAACTGGTTGATTTTCATTCACTTTAACCATCAACTCACCGGGCTTAATATATATCTGAGTTGTTAAGGTAAACCCAATAGCTTCATCGGCAAATGCAGTATCTCTAGGTTCTACATTAAAGCCTTCAATGCTGTTAATTGTGCTTCTTTTTTGAGAAGGGAGAAATAAAACCTCATCTCCAGTCTTAATAGTACCACTCAAAATAGTACCTGCAACTATTCTTCTATCATCATTTCCTTCTGTGAATTTGTAAATGTCTTGCACAGGCATACGAAATGGAAGTTGGTAATTTTCTTTTTTATTTATAAAACTATCTAATTGCTCTAGAACTGTAGGCCCCTCATACCAGAATGTATTTTTAGATTTTTCAGCTACATTGTCACCATTAAAAGCACTTATTGGAATAAAGTTTAAGGGCTTTATATTAATTTTGCTCAAGAATTCTGTAAATTCTGCCTGTATATTATTAAATACATCTTTATCAAAGTTAACCAAATCCATTTTATTTACTAGGACAACAACCTGTTTGATTCCAAGCATTGAAACAATATGTCCATGGCGTTTTGAATTCTCTTTGATACCTTCTTTTGCATCAATTACCAAAAGTGCAGCTTCAGCTCTGGAGGCACCTGTTACCATGTTTTTGAGAAATTCTATATGTCCTGGTGCATCAATTATTATATAGTCTCTTTTACTTGTTTTAAAAAAGCATCTTGCTGTATCAATTGTGATTCCCTGCGACTGCTCATCCTTCAAAGCATCTAAAAGAAATGCGTATTCAAAAGGCCTTGAGTTCTTCTTACA
This region includes:
- the hemA gene encoding glutamyl-tRNA reductase — its product is MELYVIGVNYKTTPIQIREKFSVESDEYEYILSSIKSLDGIMECALLSTCNRTELHIFSENTIEDTGYIEKQFCILKGLDIYEVKKYFYVYSDINAIRHIMKVASGMDSMIIGEEQILGQFKSAYEISIKYGTSKAVLNTLSRLAITASKKFHTRNLFLNKVTSVAGQAVLLIEDIYGESVINRNILIIGSGEIGKTICFKLQELGAAKIYITQRNGLLTNEINQSKVTIINYKDRYSYIRESDVVIGATSSPHYIITQDMLEKEIVNSNKKQLFIDLAVPRDFDEAISKNENIELYNIDQLKKFKLKNVKDHGHSQLDMDYIETQINCHINEFIRWYKYRNSLLKKA
- a CDS encoding 4Fe-4S dicluster domain-containing protein, encoding MAKVDYKELKKNGFIPQAQKDNFSLRVNIVGGHIKADQLLKVSEVAKKYGKDYVHMTSRQSIEIPFIKLEDIEAVKAELAKAGLEPSACGAAVRTITACHGDSICSNGLMDSTALAYEFDSKYHGKQLPHKFKIGITACPNNCLKAEENDLGVKGAMKPEWEEGSCTFCGLCSKVCRRKAITVDRNKKKFVYEQSNCNNCGRCVKGCPTKALKGTKGFIVYFGGLFGNRIATAKQLLPIVFSTEELFKIVDITLKFYEKHAKQGERFRNTVDRVGWDLLEKEFENIRS
- a CDS encoding GTP-binding protein, which produces MDNREQMNIVIVGHVDHGKSTVIGRLLADTDSLPEGKLESVKEFCKKNSRPFEYAFLLDALKDEQSQGITIDTARCFFKTSKRDYIIIDAPGHIEFLKNMVTGASRAEAALLVIDAKEGIKENSKRHGHIVSMLGIKQVVVLVNKMDLVNFDKDVFNNIQAEFTEFLSKINIKPLNFIPISAFNGDNVAEKSKNTFWYEGPTVLEQLDSFINKKENYQLPFRMPVQDIYKFTEGNDDRRIVAGTILSGTIKTGDEVLFLPSQKRSTINSIEGFNVEPRDTAFADEAIGFTLTTQIYIKPGELMVKVNENQPVISSRFRVNIFWVGKAPLVKNKNYKLKIGTMKIGVKLVDILNIIDAAELNIDSFKDQVERHDVAECILETSKPIAFDPISDIEFTGRFVIVDNYEISGGGIILEGVSDSNNTLIEQIKDREYLWEKGLITSRDREEIYGHKSKFVVITTGSEENEEIIRDIGKYLENRLFKMNYKSYYLGVSSLLHGLASNNVSDFEARENQIRQIGELARIFTDAGQIFITSVFNLDDYEANKLKLLNQPHEILIVNIGDSPFNSFKPDANISIEGATKKAVDSVCDLLKQKEIIVDYYI